One Mus pahari unplaced genomic scaffold, PAHARI_EIJ_v1.1 scaffold_7215_1, whole genome shotgun sequence genomic window carries:
- the LOC110315729 gene encoding Ig kappa chain V19-17-like, producing MGIKMEPQTQVFVFALLWLSVVDGDIVMTQSHRFMSTSVGDRVSIACKASQNVGTAIDWYQQKPGQSPKLLIYAASNRYTGVPDRFTGSGSRTDFTLTISNVQAEDLADYFCQQYNSYPLTVLQPPT from the exons ATGGGCATCAAGATGGAGCCACAGACTCAGGTCTTTGTATTTGCGTTGCTCTGGTTATCTG TTGTTGATGGAGACATTGTGATGACCCAGTCTCACAGATTCATGTCCACATCAGTAGGAGACAGGGTCAGCATAGCCTGCAAGGCCAGTCAGAATGTGGGTACTGCTATAGACTGGTATCAACAGAAACCAGGGCAATCTCCTAAACTGCTTATCTACGCGGCATCCAACCGGTACACTGGAGTCCCTGATCGCTTCACAGGCAGTGGATCTAGGACAGATTTCACTCTGACCATCAGCAATGTGCAGGCTGAAGACCTGGCAGATTATTTCTGTCAGCAGTATAACAGCTATCCTCTCACAGTGCTTCAGCCTCCTACATAA
- the LOC110315728 gene encoding Ig kappa chain V19-17-like, protein MGIKMESQTRVFVFVLLWLSGVDGDIVMTQSHRFMSTSVGDSVSIPCKASQNVGTAIAWYQQKPGQSLQLLIYGASYRFTGVPDRFIGSGSGTDFTLIISNVQAEDLADYFCQQHSSSPPTVLQPPT, encoded by the exons ATGGGCATCAAGATGGAGTCACAAACTCGGGTCTTTGTATTTGTGTTGCTCTGGTTGTCTG GTGTTGATGGAGACATTGTGATGACCCAGTCTCACAGATTCATGTCCACATCAGTAGGAGACAGTGTCAGCATACCCTGCAAGGCCAGTCAGAATGTGGGTACTGCTATAGCCTGGTATCAACAGAAACCAGGACAGTCTCTTCAACTTCTTATCTATGGTGCATCCTACCGGTTCACTGGAGTCCCTGATCGCTTCATAGGCAGTGGATCTGGGACAGATTTCACTCTGATCATCAGCAATGTGCAGGCTGAAGACCTGGCAGATTATTTCTGTCAGCAGCATAGCAGCTCTCCTCCCACAGTGCTTCAGCCTCCTACATAA